The nucleotide sequence CAGACTTAAGCAGACCAAGGAAAACCTGATGATCTACTGTAAAAAATAAGCCAATTCAAAGCTTATGGAACACCACCGGCTAATCCTTAACCcattgttagtccaggtagactagagaaacaaatccagagaaactcatatgtgtttaattgagagttttatatcaaagagtaattgtatattaaggaaacatcccagcccagtccagatcaaatccataaggctGTTATTAGCTCATGTGTCTGATacaagtctataaagtcctcttgactcacgcaacacagacaatgatgccaaatgctggaagatcacaggcatgtgcatggaaaatcttgtggatccagtggtggtgaaagcctctgcagggttctggctgccatcagcatggctccctgTGGCTCATCATCAAGAATATGAAGCGGAGAGAGtgggtcctgcctccagggaggaagagtagaatcctcatgagaatcctcatgagaagaccactcCCAGAAAGAGCTCTCACCagattgtgacctgattgacaggctagactctaaccTTTCTCCCTTACTTATCAAGTTAACACGAAATTGGGTACCTACCACACCCATCACAGGGATAGTACAGAACTCATCATGAATGAAATAACACAAGGGTAGCcaacaaaaaataaagaataatagCATGGAACGTTTTAGCTTAATTAGATTGAACTAGACTTGGTTTCCtattgaatcaagttgaatgaaTATTTTTCATCCAAGAGGCAGAGAATCAGAAACATTGTACTTGTATGGCATTCTCACTTTTTCTACGAATATGACTTTTAAGAAATGCagttgacatcaagttgattcttactTCACTGATCCCATGTGTTTCAGGGTAGAAGTGTGCTCCATCAAGTTTCTGTGTTAtattgggttttctagagaaataaaatttgtggaatatatatgatatattatgtaaatactatataataaatattattaCATAAAGAATATAAATATCAAATATATATGTTACAGCAATTTATATCAAAGGAGAAATTCATATCAAGTAAGTTATCCACATAGCCACACAAGTTTGTGGACAGATGTGAACTTGGGGCATTTCCTGATTCACACAAATGCTGTCACTGGCCAACCAGGAAGTTGGAGGATAAAGCAGGAAgtgggaagaccacaggctggtgtagACAATGTCAATTGGGTTCAAGGCAGGCTTTGTTCACTTTTGAACCTTAGCACTTAGAGCAGTGCATGCATGGGATGCTTACCTCTGACACAAGGAACCAGATACTGGATCCAGGCCATAATGAGGATGAAGAGAGAAatctagttctccacagtctattTTAGATATGAaataggccacaccccaaggaggcatTGTCAGGCTAGGACTTGCACCTTATGGGAGAGGTGTTACTGTTCCACTACTGAGAATCGCAGGGCAGGCCACTTGACCGAAAACTTAACTATCAGGGGTCATGCGCCTGATTTTTTAGTACTAGAAGACCGGGCTATTTTTTCTGGGGGCACCTTTAGATAGATTTAAACCTCCAATTCTCAGATTAACAGTTTAGCGCATTAATCATTTGGACCATGCAGGGACTACATATGTGCTTTATGGTGCTGATTTTCTATGTAAAGCCTTCCTCCAGGTGACCGCCTTGCCTGGAGCATAACTACACCTGATTTTTAGGAAATTAGATATGACTGTACCACTTCAAAGTGTTAAGAGAAGGGATGGGAGGTGGGAAGGGAATTTTTCTGTTACATTATATGAATTCCCTTCGATtcagaaataattaaaattatgCTAATGTTTGATAATTGAAGCAGATGGAAATAATGGTGCTTTGTTCACTTATGTACATTAGCAGCTAGAGCAGTGTCTTCTTATAGCAAGCTCTCAGCAAACATATGTGGAATTAATAACTGGACAAGTAGTTCATTTAGTATATCAGCCATATTTGgaaaatttatttaatttataatGTCTAAAAAATACAATGTACTATACTTTACCCACATTCTGCCACTTAAATTTTGAGTggtggaaataaaataaaatcattttagataACCCCATACACAGTTCAACAAGCATACGTTCCTTCATGATTTCATGTCTATGTATAATAATATATTCCAGGTAGTGCTCCTTTGTGTGGATGAAAGGACTGAGCCAAGTTTCTGTTTATtgagcataaggttgctatgggttggaaatgactaggtacataacaacaacaaaagccatatCAAGTTATTTCTCTTGAAAGTTGATGGTCTGTATTTAATTATTCAACTTAATTAGAATGCCAATTTGGCAAGATAATATTCCCTTGTGATcccttcatttcttcttctttttaaaaaatcattttattgggtgcttgtacaattcttatcaaaaccCATACATCCTTGCATTGTGtagaacacatttgtacatttgttgtcatcatcattttcaaagcattttctttctacttgagccgttggtatcagctcctaattttcccattCCCACCCAAGCTCCcatcacgaactcttgataatttataaattattattattttgtcatgtcttacactgtctggtgccagatgctatatctttggatagccaggcaccatcatctttcttcactacatttgcttatgcacccattttgtcttcagcaatcatccaGAAGACACCTTCATTTCTTCACTAGCTCTCTCTTAAGAAAAGTAATGTATACTAAATGCTACTAGAACTGATTCTTCAAAATTTACTTGGCACAATTTATCACGTACAGTTGTAAGTGATTTAACCAATTAAGGCTCCTATGACAATAACCTTCGGCTTAATTGTAATGCTCCTGTTCCAAGCTATAAACTCAATTGGTTATCAATAATTACCTTAAATTAATTTGTCTTCCATTTCTAGTTTTCCAAGgtgaacatttaaaatatcaatttttcatcttcttttgtaaTATATGCTTTCAGTACTATTAATTTCTCTTTACTCACTTTCCGTGCACCCACAAAATTTAATAAGCTGTATTATCCTTTCATTTAgttcaaatatttttaattgtcttgTGTCTTCTTATACATAGGCTATTTAGAAATGTGTTTTCTACTCTTTGGTTACTTTTATATGAGATTTTCTGTTGAAATTTCTATTTTAATTCCACTAGTTACTAACAGCATACTTTGCATCATTTCTGCtctttaaatgtaaaaaaaaatgtgttttatGGTTTATCTTGTTGAATATTCTATTTGAGTCTGAGAAGAATGTGTATTCTGCTGCTGTTGGCTGAAGTCTTCTATAAATGTCAATTAGAACCAAATGACTGGTAGTGGTGCTGTCCAGTGCAGCTATCAAACTGATACATATCAAACTGATATCTGCTTGTTGGATTGGTCTATTACGGAGTGAGGAATTTTGAAATTTCCAACCACCATATTTGATTCATCTATATATCCTTGCAAATGAATCAATAAAATTGAGAGCAAATTATTAGAGGAAATCAGGATATCATACACTAACTTTTAATCATGAATAAGATTGATACTATGCAAATTCAAAATATACTACAAAATACTAATAACTCTATAATCACAAATTTgacaagtgaaaggaaatagaccaAGTCTGTGAAAGGCATAATTAGCCAAAATTCATACAAGGATCAATCACCTGAATCATCTAATTTCAACTTATGAAAAGGATAATTAATAACCTCTGAAAATAAAATATCAGGGCCAGATGATTTTACTGGTGAAGTCTAACAAAAATTTAATaggcttttttttaaaagcatttgtaGGCTAACAGAGGAATTGAGCAGAAAGTAAAAAGAATCCCTATATAAGTTCACTTTGCTTCCTCATTTCACAATTTCTAATATCTTGTATTGTGTGATACAGTTGTCAATATTGATGAAGCCATATAGATACAATACCATTAACTAAAATCTATATTACCCATCAGAATTAATTCTTTGTGTTATAAAACTCTGTATACACAGGTTTAGGCAGATGCATGCTATGTATTATCATTAAATTATCATACAGAATAGTTTTACTGTCCTAAAAATACCCTGTTATCTACATATCCATCCATTTTCCTTTCCCCCTAAAGTCCCAGGAAACACAGATCTTTTCACTGTCTATATTTTTGCCTTTTCTGAAACGCAATCTAGTTAGAATTTTACAAAATGAAGTGTTTTAAATGGGCTTCTttcatgtacaaatatgcatttAATGTTCTGCtgggtgcacatgtgtgtgtttaCCTTTATGGCTCTTTTGTTTCATTGCTGAATAGTAATCCATTTCATAGTCCTACCACACTTTGTTTATGCATTCACCGACTGAGGCAATTATGAGAGAGCTGCTATAAACATTCCAGTAGAGTTTTCTGTGTGGACATATACCTTTCATATCATTTGTATAAATACCTAGGGTcatgattgctggatcatatggtaagaatttttaaaCTAAATACGATCTGTCAaaaccatccaggaattctgtggaAGAGACtgcctgacaatctgcttccatgaggattacaGCTAAGAAAGCTCTTTGAAGCAGTTTACTCTGTGagcacatggagtcaccatgagtcacaatcaactcgacagcaactCAGACAAGCTTAGTTTTGTAAGCACCTGCCCTGAGTCCTCAGCTGCATCACCAGCAATGAGTGAGCATTTCCTCTACTCCTCATCCTTCCCAGGATTCTTCCTCAGTGTTCTCAATTTCAGATGTGTAGCAGTATTTTATCGTTGTTTCACAATGTGCAATTCCTCAATAACATATGATGTTGAGCTTCTTATCATGTGTTTGTTTGCCATCTGTACATTGCTTGTTTGGGGCCTTGCTCATCAGTTTGTACTGCCTCCTCCCAATTAACTTGACACAATGTTGTCACTTCTATAGTAGTAAGAGATCTTATTTGCGGTAAGGCTCATATGAGCACCATCCCTTTAAAATGTCATGCTCACTCTGCAAGCTGTGATAGGGACTGCTTGTCATTGCGCAGCACACCTCTCCAATGTATTAGTAATCATTATTTTCTGTGTTGCTCTTTGGTGTTGAAAATCTCTGGTGCTGACATAGTGCATGAAATTGACAGTATTTGAAAGtggttttttaattcattcttaAAAGATTTTTATAATtgaatgttttgttttaatttttttcttattttgaattaaGATTTAGCACAAATTGCTCTTTACCTTGAATGTGTTGCTGCTTTTGTTGCATTctgatatattttaatatttcatattCCATGTGCACCTTTCCCTGGATGATTCATAAgatatcttttgttgttgttgttttgctgtttgCTGTACTTAATCCACTAAGTCACTTGCTGCATTAAGATTAAGCCACAGTAGCTGTCATTTGTTTCCGACTTTCCTGAGATTTCATTTTCAGCATTTTTTTCAAGGCACTTATTACTTCCTTATTTCTCAGGCTATAGATGAAAGGATTTAGTAGGGGAACTACAATTGTAAACAAGATAGCAGCTGGTATATCttggtctccttcttccagcaaGTTTGGTCGAATGTACATGAAGAAAAGAGAGCCATAGAATAACGAGACCGACAGTAAGTGGGATGCACAGGTAGAGAAGGCTTTGGCTCTTCCCTCTTtggatttcattttaaaaattgtgaaaaggaTTAAGACATAAGATATTAAGACGCTGCCTATAGTAAAGATTTGAATTGGTCCTGAAAAAATAAATACTACTAGTTCATTGATATAAGGGTCAACACAGGAAAGTCTGTATAAAGGAAGAATATCACAATAAAAGTGGTTGATGTGATTATCTCCACAGAATGCTAGCCTAAATAGAAGCCCCACATGAATCATGGAATGCAAATTTCCAGTTATGAAGGCCGCTGTGGTCAACTGAATGCAGAGTTGCTTTGACATCATGGTGTGGTACTGCAGGGGACTGCATATGGCCACGTAGCGGTCATAAGCCATTGCTGCCAGGAGAAAGCAGTCTGCAGTTTCCACAGTGCAAACAAAATAGAATTGTGCCATACATTCATAAAGTGAAATAACTCTGTCCACAGAAAAGAAGTTTTTTAACATTTTGGGCGTAATGGCACAAGCACAGCAAGAATCCACAAGAGCCAGGTTTCCCAGAAAGatgtacatgggtgtgtgcagaCGGCGCTCCGTGGAAATCAATACCACCAATCCAAGATTGCCCACCATGGTGACCATATAGATGACAAAGAACACCACAAACATTAGTGTCTTCAGTTCTGGGTGATCCATAAATCCGACGAGGACAAAATCGGTTTTCATTGTATGGTTTTTATCAGCCATTCCTGACTTCTCtgttgagaaaaaaaattttttcctcaGAAATTCATGCTAATTTAAAATAGGCTCAATTCACCTGTTGAGTTTTTTTCTAATccaagagggaaatgaatgttCTCTATAATTCGTCCCTCTGTTCCCTGGACTTTGTGCATGTCTAATTCTGGGAAGAATCACTCTCCTAATGCTATTGCCTATTTACATTTCTTCACATCATATTTTGAGGAACAACGTGATTGGATGCACAAAGACGACTTTTAACATCTGGAGAGGAATATTCTAAATAGATAATCTCCTCTATGCGAGCTATTTCAAgctgatttataatttaaaattcttcaaATGAGTATTCTCAAACTATTTAAATGCTTGTATATATGTTGTTCAGTGCTCTTTAAATGACTAATTTAATTTGTAGATGCCTAGCAATTCACTATCTCTGAATATACACTTAAAAACAAAGTGCGTTGAAAGTGGGAAGGACGACATACTCGACTTCGTGTGACTTGCAGGATTAGGAGGGACAATGATGTGGATGGAAACCGAGATCCAAGattagaggaaaacaaagcactaAGTTGCTCCACTGAAGACCTTCCATGGCAGTTATAACCTAATGGATACCTGCAATGTGAAATTGCATATGTgtcttcacattttaaaaaacccTACCAAGAAAATGAAGAACTCTGGAATGTTAGAAACTATACATTAAATTATAAGCTATGTCAAGAACACAAGTAAAACCAAATGTTCAACTCAAATTGGCAAATGGTTTACAATAAAATGAGGAATGTTCAAAAGAGCTTATATAAGTCACTAGGAGCGAATACTAGAAAATAGGGAAAGAACAGGAATAGAAAAAGATCAAAAGAAATATAATTTTGAAATTGTTTAAGAATGTTTAGATTTATGATCAATTACATAAACTGTTATGAATCCATAATAAAGATATCTCTATTTTGACAAACTCATGACTCCTTTTGTCCAAGAAACTTGCAAGCGGGGCAAATGCTCCCAGAATACCTTGGATTCATCACTGCTTCCGCTGTTCACTAATTTTCGTGTTGAACTTTCAGAAATGCTTTCCTGTTACCAATTTTTTTGGTGATCCCTTCATTCAGTTTTGCCACCTCCAAGGGGAACCAACCGTTTAAGAAGCTTTGAAGAGCTGGTGAAATGGGAACTGTTACTCATTGCCTGTAGAAGATAACTTGGCACAATCTTAGGATAATTATTTGGTTTAAGATAAGGGAACATCTATGGAGCAAATTGGACCAAAGATTTTATTGTGTGTAGATGAGAGCGTGGGAAAGAAGAAAGTAGCTGGTCAAAGTGTAAGGTTAAGTTGCTGGATTATTATTTGCAGAGAATTGTATAAGGTATTATAAGCACTCTagagatgatttaaaatatatgagTGCATAGGCTATATGCAAATAGGATTTCATATTTAAGGTATATCCCTGGATTTCGGTATCCAAGGAAGTCCTCAACGCAATCCCCGCATGAGACCAGAGTAGTAATAAAAACGGAAAAATCAGAGCAATCCTTTCGTATACACTGTAGAACTGGTCCTGAGAGTCTCTGAGTCCAGAATTCTTTAGAGgaatagacagccctgtctttctccctcagaggggcagggggtttcaaactggtgacctcgttgttagcagcccaactgatgACCACTACACCTCTGTGCTTACTTCCCGCGATAATGATTGCCACAATTATACATATGTAGATGCTTCCACAATGTTCTATAGCTCTGTGATATTCATATTATTATACTTCAGTTTATCTACAGCTTACATTTTTCTTTAGCGATAAGAGTTTTAAGCCACTGGGGAATGTTTTATTTCAATCCACCTATGTGCATTTTAGTTAATTTAAGGATCAGTATTTATTGAGCTAATGTGCCTGCCCAGCACCACCAATATTCTCTTccaactcaaacacacacacacacacacacacaaacactaccATAGAGTTACAAAGCTTAGCATCTGTTCTTTGAAATATGAAGTTTCTAAGAGGATCTAAAGTTTTTAGAGagatttaagaaaaatatttaactTTTAATTTCCTCAAGATAATTCTGACTCAAATATCAGATTATTTGAGGCTGACAATTTTAGGAAAAACTGTAATAAATGATTATCTGAAATATGCCTAATTTTACTttgtaaattaaataaatatttaattaaattgtactttaaaaaattaaatgatttgcccttgtcaacttgaagttaaaaatatatatcacagATATATGTATCACCATTTGAAGTCTATATAATAAGCTTTTTTTCATTTAGTGTTATATCCTAGGCAGCTTGAAGTCACACAGCATGAGAAGATTGCACGCAGTTAGATCAGTTGATTATAACTGACCAGGAATAGGTGAACTtttcattgatattttatttctgtgttcaaTAAGAAAGGGGAAATGGAAAACTCTCTAAAATTCATCAGGGAGTGAAAAATATCACTTGAAACTGTAGCCCTTGTTCCTGTAATTTAATAGGTGATTGCAGTAAAAAATTGAAATACTTTTTATTATAAAATCTAATAATTATGTTATATGGCAAACCACATTGCTCAGAT is from Tenrec ecaudatus isolate mTenEca1 chromosome 2, mTenEca1.hap1, whole genome shotgun sequence and encodes:
- the LOC142441442 gene encoding olfactory receptor 5K1-like, with translation MADKNHTMKTDFVLVGFMDHPELKTLMFVVFFVIYMVTMVGNLGLVVLISTERRLHTPMYIFLGNLALVDSCCACAITPKMLKNFFSVDRVISLYECMAQFYFVCTVETADCFLLAAMAYDRYVAICSPLQYHTMMSKQLCIQLTTAAFITGNLHSMIHVGLLFRLAFCGDNHINHFYCDILPLYRLSCVDPYINELVVFIFSGPIQIFTIGSVLISYVLILFTIFKMKSKEGRAKAFSTCASHLLSVSLFYGSLFFMYIRPNLLEEGDQDIPAAILFTIVVPLLNPFIYSLRNKEVISALKKMLKMKSQESRKQMTATVA